From one Vibrio palustris genomic stretch:
- a CDS encoding M20 family metallo-hydrolase — MSATEHDSQLNALTEKMVAWRRDLHKHPESGWVEFRTATLVAEELDKLGYSLALGRDVICEESRMGVPSAEFLAAQKARALQQGALEKWIDAFAGGFTGIVATLETGRPGPTVGVRVDMDALDLEESSDCAHVPEQCGFASINHNMAHACGHDGHTAIGLGVAHYLIANKAQLCGTMKLIFQPAEEGTRGAKSMADAGVVDDVDLFMAIHIGTGVPDGEVICGSDNFLATTKFNVDFHGVPAHAGGNPEQGRNAILAAAQATIGLHSISRHCDGASRINVGVFNGGTGRNVIAQHAHLQVECRGENNEINDYMFARSKAIIQGVAQMYEVDFDIDVVGAAQRSVPSPDWVTFIADKATSLQRFKQVHHELKGSAGSEDATYFMERVKQHGGQATYMIFGTELAAGHHNDKFDFNESVLQNAMVLLSHVVMDAKEFA; from the coding sequence ATGTCAGCAACAGAACACGACTCTCAGCTCAATGCACTGACCGAAAAAATGGTCGCTTGGCGCCGTGATTTACACAAACACCCAGAGTCAGGTTGGGTTGAATTTCGTACCGCGACACTCGTCGCTGAAGAACTCGATAAGTTGGGGTACTCCTTAGCACTCGGTCGCGACGTGATTTGTGAAGAATCGCGCATGGGAGTGCCCAGCGCCGAATTTTTAGCGGCACAAAAAGCGCGTGCGCTGCAGCAAGGCGCGTTAGAAAAATGGATTGATGCGTTTGCTGGTGGCTTTACTGGAATCGTGGCGACGCTAGAGACTGGCCGACCTGGTCCGACAGTGGGTGTACGCGTTGACATGGATGCATTGGACTTAGAAGAATCATCCGATTGCGCTCATGTTCCTGAGCAGTGTGGCTTTGCGTCGATTAATCATAACATGGCCCATGCTTGCGGGCATGACGGGCACACCGCGATTGGCTTAGGGGTTGCGCATTATTTAATCGCAAATAAAGCGCAGTTATGCGGAACAATGAAATTGATTTTTCAACCCGCGGAAGAAGGCACGCGCGGCGCTAAATCCATGGCGGATGCCGGTGTCGTCGATGATGTTGATTTGTTTATGGCGATCCATATCGGAACTGGTGTACCGGATGGTGAAGTGATTTGTGGCAGTGATAACTTTCTGGCCACGACCAAGTTTAATGTGGACTTTCATGGCGTGCCTGCTCATGCAGGCGGTAATCCAGAACAAGGCCGCAATGCCATTTTAGCCGCTGCTCAGGCGACCATTGGCTTGCATAGTATTAGCCGTCATTGTGATGGCGCCTCCCGCATTAACGTCGGCGTGTTCAACGGTGGAACGGGACGTAATGTGATTGCTCAGCATGCCCACTTACAAGTGGAATGCCGCGGCGAAAATAACGAGATCAATGATTATATGTTCGCGCGCAGCAAAGCCATTATTCAAGGTGTGGCGCAGATGTATGAAGTCGATTTTGATATCGATGTTGTGGGCGCCGCCCAGCGAAGTGTGCCGTCGCCGGATTGGGTGACGTTTATTGCCGATAAAGCGACAAGCTTACAGCGCTTTAAACAAGTGCATCATGAACTGAAAGGCTCGGCAGGATCGGAAGATGCGACCTACTTTATGGAGCGGGTTAAGCAACATGGCGGTCAAGCCACCTACATGATTTTTGGCACTGAGCTGGCTGCAGGTCATCATAACGATAAATTTGATTTTAATGAGTCGGTATTACAAAACGCCATGGTGTTGCTTTCACATGTTGTGATGGACGCAAAAGAGTTCGCTTAA
- a CDS encoding AbgT family transporter: MSQFEATKVARSSEPSGLFKTIERLGNKLPEPIVLFFVLALVVIAASVWAASEGASVIHPATGKDLPIRSLLSHDGIVFIFTHMLNNFTGFAPLGLVLAMLIGVGLAERVGLLESVVKHTILNAPKALITTAVVFSGIMMNIASDAAMIVLPPLAALVFMSVGRHPIVGLMAGFASAGAGFTANLVIAGTDALLSGISSEAVKAVSNDLTVTPVDNWYFNIVSVFVLTVVGVLVTDKVIEPKFGEYQGKRKTVKEHAPGVEKRALRNAGITAIVYLSAIIALAVWPNSPLQNADGGLIPSPFLKGIIPIILFFFVAVGLAYGITMGLIKNSKDMTKYMSEAISDMSSYIVLIFFCSQFIAYFNWSHLGTWIAVNGADFLASIHFDGIAVILGYCVFTAGLNFLIPSGSAKWALEAPVFVPMFMQLGYHPAFIQLAYRVADSSTNIVTPLSPYFVVILSMMKEYDKDAGMGTMIALLIPYSLAFLGSWLVMLLIFFTFNLPIGPGIYPML; this comes from the coding sequence ATGTCTCAATTTGAAGCCACAAAAGTAGCTCGTTCATCAGAACCAAGTGGTTTATTTAAAACCATTGAACGACTGGGTAATAAACTGCCAGAACCGATCGTGTTGTTTTTTGTTCTTGCGTTAGTCGTCATTGCCGCCTCGGTATGGGCCGCGAGTGAAGGTGCGTCCGTCATCCACCCCGCGACGGGTAAAGATTTACCGATTCGCAGTTTGTTATCCCACGATGGCATCGTATTTATTTTTACCCATATGCTGAACAACTTCACTGGATTTGCTCCACTTGGGTTAGTGTTGGCCATGCTGATTGGCGTTGGGTTAGCCGAGCGTGTTGGGCTGCTTGAAAGTGTGGTGAAACACACAATTTTAAATGCGCCTAAGGCCCTCATTACGACCGCAGTAGTGTTTTCCGGCATTATGATGAACATTGCGTCTGATGCCGCGATGATCGTTTTACCTCCACTGGCGGCATTAGTTTTTATGTCGGTAGGCCGTCATCCAATTGTCGGGCTCATGGCAGGCTTTGCCAGTGCAGGCGCGGGGTTTACCGCGAATTTAGTAATTGCCGGAACAGACGCATTACTGTCGGGGATTTCTTCTGAAGCGGTCAAAGCTGTATCAAACGATCTCACGGTAACACCCGTTGATAACTGGTATTTTAATATTGTCTCCGTGTTTGTATTGACCGTCGTTGGCGTACTCGTGACGGATAAAGTCATAGAGCCAAAGTTTGGTGAATATCAAGGAAAGCGTAAAACCGTCAAAGAGCATGCCCCAGGCGTGGAAAAACGCGCATTACGTAATGCAGGTATCACCGCGATAGTGTATTTGAGTGCCATTATTGCGCTCGCAGTTTGGCCCAATTCGCCTTTACAAAATGCCGATGGAGGTCTAATTCCGTCGCCGTTTTTGAAAGGCATTATTCCGATCATTCTATTCTTTTTTGTCGCTGTTGGTTTGGCTTATGGCATTACCATGGGGCTGATTAAAAACAGTAAAGATATGACCAAATACATGTCAGAAGCCATTTCTGATATGTCGAGTTATATTGTTCTGATTTTCTTTTGTTCTCAGTTTATTGCTTACTTTAACTGGAGCCATTTAGGAACATGGATTGCGGTAAATGGTGCTGATTTTCTTGCTAGTATCCATTTTGATGGCATTGCCGTTATCCTCGGTTATTGTGTTTTTACTGCGGGGCTTAACTTTTTAATCCCTAGTGGCTCGGCCAAATGGGCGTTAGAAGCGCCAGTGTTTGTACCGATGTTTATGCAGTTAGGTTACCACCCAGCGTTTATTCAGTTGGCGTATCGCGTAGCCGATTCCTCCACCAATATTGTGACACCGCTAAGCCCTTATTTTGTTGTGATTTTATCGATGATGAAAGAGTACGACAAAGACGCGGGGATGGGCACGATGATCGCCTTATTAATTCCTTATTCTCTGGCGTTTTTAGGTTCTTGGTTAGTCATGCTATTGATTTTCTTCACGTTTAATTTACCGATTGGCCCAGGCATTTATCCTATGTTGTAG
- a CDS encoding LysR substrate-binding domain-containing protein, giving the protein MAIKINQLKCLVTVAEHGSIRAASRALAISQPAVTRAIRELEAYLGAQIVIRGTQGITLTEPGEHLLAHAHLVLRELHLAEESFKQATGHQYGTVNVGIGASVACELMPQVIRKFREKYPHVKIKIQEGQLEAHIESLRQGKLDFAINTLQPNMELHDFKREKIMEIPFKLVVRKNHPQLNGECSIEELQDYDWIMPTTRSSYLNTVYDALSQHSRHLKNTITCESYLSTLAIVSQTDCIALVSETAFDHYTYSNQLDEIILDPPLPLATYYLVSRKSSQLTPIAQALAQLFMYQTRPLFSSAEQPTC; this is encoded by the coding sequence ATGGCAATAAAGATCAATCAATTAAAATGTTTAGTAACGGTAGCGGAACACGGAAGTATTCGTGCGGCCAGTCGAGCACTGGCTATTTCTCAGCCAGCGGTCACGCGCGCAATACGTGAACTCGAAGCCTATTTAGGTGCACAAATCGTCATTAGAGGTACACAGGGCATTACTCTAACTGAGCCTGGTGAACATTTGCTTGCTCATGCGCATTTAGTGCTGCGAGAACTGCACCTTGCTGAAGAATCGTTTAAGCAAGCTACGGGGCATCAGTACGGAACGGTCAATGTGGGGATTGGAGCAAGTGTGGCCTGTGAGTTGATGCCGCAAGTGATCCGTAAATTTAGAGAAAAGTATCCGCATGTCAAAATCAAAATACAAGAAGGACAATTAGAAGCGCACATTGAAAGCCTACGCCAAGGAAAGCTCGACTTTGCTATCAACACACTTCAGCCTAATATGGAACTTCATGATTTTAAACGCGAAAAAATTATGGAAATTCCATTTAAGTTAGTCGTACGTAAAAACCACCCACAGCTCAATGGGGAGTGCTCAATTGAAGAATTACAAGATTATGATTGGATAATGCCGACCACTCGCAGTAGCTATCTCAATACAGTCTACGATGCGTTAAGTCAGCACAGCCGTCACTTAAAAAATACTATCACGTGTGAGTCTTATCTATCGACATTGGCCATTGTTAGTCAAACCGATTGCATTGCCCTAGTCTCAGAAACCGCGTTCGATCATTACACTTACTCCAATCAACTCGATGAAATTATTTTAGATCCGCCTCTACCATTGGCGACCTATTATTTAGTGTCGAGAAAATCAAGCCAGCTTACGCCGATAGCGCAAGCATTGGCGCAGCTCTTTATGTATCAAACACGGCCACTGTTTTCCAGCGCTGAACAGCCAACGTGTTGA
- a CDS encoding DNA-methyltransferase, with translation MQLFKQDAVQWLATLEAGSVDLMITDPPYESLEKHRKIGTTTRLKVSKSSSNQWFDIFPNDRFEALLNEVYRVLKPNAHFYLFCDQETMFAIKPIAEQVGFKFWKPIIWDKVSIGMGYHYRARHEYILFFEKGKRKLNDLSIPDILTFKRVYRGYPTEKPVGLLETLIKQSSCEKQTVVDPFFGSGATLIAAHNLQRQYLGCDISDAAHQHVQTRFSEQL, from the coding sequence ATGCAACTGTTCAAACAAGATGCGGTGCAATGGTTAGCGACATTGGAGGCGGGAAGCGTCGATCTTATGATCACCGATCCTCCTTATGAGTCGCTGGAAAAGCATCGTAAAATAGGCACAACTACGCGGCTTAAAGTTAGTAAATCATCAAGTAATCAATGGTTTGATATTTTCCCTAACGATCGCTTTGAAGCATTGCTTAACGAAGTGTATCGCGTGTTAAAGCCTAATGCGCACTTTTATCTATTCTGTGACCAAGAAACCATGTTCGCGATTAAACCGATTGCTGAGCAAGTTGGCTTTAAGTTTTGGAAGCCGATTATTTGGGATAAAGTTAGCATTGGTATGGGATATCATTACCGAGCACGCCACGAATATATTTTGTTTTTTGAAAAGGGTAAACGTAAGCTTAACGATTTAAGCATTCCCGATATTCTCACATTTAAGCGTGTCTATCGCGGTTACCCGACCGAGAAACCCGTGGGCTTATTAGAAACGTTGATTAAGCAAAGTAGCTGTGAAAAACAAACCGTGGTCGACCCCTTTTTTGGCTCTGGGGCGACGTTAATTGCCGCCCATAATCTTCAGCGACAGTATTTAGGGTGTGATATATCTGACGCCGCTCACCAACATGTGCAAACCCGTTTTTCCGAGCAACTCTGA
- a CDS encoding DUF3820 family protein — protein MLEKENIIKLARMKMPFGKYAGRYLIDLPEAYLLWFANKSEFPQGELGELMQLCLALKVEGLDAVVKPLKYKRDEY, from the coding sequence ATGTTAGAAAAAGAGAACATCATAAAGTTAGCGCGCATGAAAATGCCGTTTGGTAAATATGCTGGGCGCTATCTTATTGATTTACCTGAAGCCTACCTATTGTGGTTTGCCAACAAAAGCGAATTCCCTCAAGGAGAACTAGGGGAACTCATGCAGCTGTGTTTGGCTCTCAAAGTCGAGGGGTTGGATGCTGTTGTTAAGCCGCTTAAATATAAGCGTGATGAGTATTAA
- a CDS encoding threonine aldolase family protein, with protein sequence MATGLREQCHTFLSGNREQTPAELFSAMATWCEQNNIKHDVYGDGEAIEQFENKIAQLLGFESALFVISGTMTQPTALQLACQQRHCFNVAMHETCHVMRHEGQGYQLQQRFNVLPVGDAYRPWSVEDLKAWPDELAAAVYELPMRELGGQLPGWDELEKIKSYCHDQDIHLHMDGARLWESAAYYECSYADIAHGFDSVYVSLYKGVNGLGGSLLLGNHDFIKKARLWMRRQGGNVYHRTPYIVSAAMQFDERIARMGALFERTQQVYQIFHDYLDFELNPRAPQANMFHWYLPVSYEKALVLRDKLAKAKGIWLGNPQTAPQPDRCVIECYVGDRLLDMSDHDLIDILEWVNDYVHE encoded by the coding sequence ATGGCAACAGGTTTACGCGAGCAGTGCCACACTTTTCTTTCGGGGAACCGAGAGCAGACCCCAGCGGAGTTGTTTTCCGCCATGGCCACTTGGTGCGAACAGAATAACATCAAACATGATGTTTATGGCGATGGCGAAGCCATTGAGCAATTTGAGAACAAAATTGCTCAGTTACTTGGGTTTGAATCGGCACTATTTGTGATTTCTGGCACCATGACACAGCCTACAGCCCTGCAATTAGCCTGTCAGCAACGCCACTGTTTTAATGTCGCGATGCATGAAACTTGCCATGTTATGCGTCATGAAGGGCAAGGGTATCAGCTTCAACAGCGCTTTAATGTTTTGCCGGTGGGCGATGCTTATCGTCCTTGGTCGGTCGAGGACTTAAAAGCTTGGCCAGATGAGCTAGCCGCGGCTGTCTATGAATTGCCGATGCGAGAATTAGGCGGGCAATTACCTGGTTGGGATGAGCTTGAGAAAATCAAATCTTACTGTCATGACCAAGACATCCATTTACATATGGATGGAGCACGGTTATGGGAAAGTGCGGCTTACTACGAATGTTCGTATGCCGATATTGCCCACGGGTTCGATTCTGTTTATGTTTCTTTATACAAAGGTGTGAATGGCCTAGGTGGCTCACTATTGTTGGGTAATCACGACTTTATCAAAAAAGCACGGCTATGGATGCGCCGCCAAGGGGGGAATGTATATCATCGCACGCCGTATATTGTGTCGGCAGCGATGCAGTTCGATGAGCGCATTGCGCGTATGGGGGCGTTGTTTGAACGCACTCAGCAAGTGTATCAAATTTTTCATGACTATCTGGATTTTGAGCTTAACCCTCGAGCTCCGCAGGCCAACATGTTTCACTGGTATTTACCTGTCAGCTATGAAAAAGCATTAGTACTGCGTGATAAATTAGCCAAAGCGAAAGGTATTTGGCTTGGTAATCCCCAAACTGCCCCACAACCGGATCGTTGTGTTATTGAATGTTATGTCGGCGATCGTCTGCTCGACATGTCTGATCATGATTTAATTGATATTCTTGAATGGGTGAATGATTATGTGCATGAGTAG
- a CDS encoding MATE family efflux transporter has translation MQQTQHTTSLARQLFQMTWPMMFGVLSLMSFQLVDSAFIGQLGVLPLATQGFTMPIQMIIIGLQVGLGIATTAVISKALGARQTRYAKQLGGLVVAMGSFGVAIFCLLIYWIRDPILALLSAPEDIGPIIDTYWIWWLASAWIGAVLYFLYSLCRANGNTMLPGTIMMVTSLLNLILDPLFIFTFDMGLNGAAFATCAAFGIGILIVAPKVSMRHWMLFDWHDIHIKNSIVDIVHIMGPAMLSQLLPPLSSMLATKLLASFGTEAVAAWAVGSRFEFFSIVGVLALTMSMPPMVGRLLGAKNTAEIRSLVSIAVKFIFIFQLIIAVVAWLFATPLANIMTSEPDVQHILNWHLTIVPFSLGLLGICMLMVSVSNALGKSYVALLISALRLFACFLPCLWLGAEWGGLHGVFWGAFAGNLLAGVIAYLLYDSALSKVEKRITSAPSTKSK, from the coding sequence ATGCAGCAAACCCAACATACAACATCGCTCGCGCGACAGCTTTTTCAAATGACTTGGCCAATGATGTTTGGCGTACTGTCGTTAATGAGTTTTCAACTCGTGGACAGTGCATTTATCGGCCAGTTAGGTGTGTTACCGCTCGCGACTCAGGGCTTTACTATGCCTATCCAGATGATCATTATCGGATTACAAGTAGGCTTAGGTATTGCGACTACTGCCGTCATTTCTAAAGCATTAGGCGCACGTCAAACCCGTTATGCCAAACAGCTAGGTGGGTTAGTCGTCGCAATGGGGAGTTTTGGCGTTGCTATATTTTGCTTACTGATTTATTGGATTCGCGATCCTATTCTTGCGTTGCTCAGTGCTCCTGAGGACATTGGTCCTATCATTGATACTTATTGGATTTGGTGGCTTGCAAGCGCATGGATTGGAGCTGTTTTGTACTTCCTATATAGCTTATGCCGTGCGAATGGCAATACCATGTTACCCGGTACCATTATGATGGTCACCAGCTTACTCAACTTGATTCTTGACCCTTTATTTATTTTTACGTTCGATATGGGGTTAAATGGTGCCGCTTTCGCCACTTGTGCCGCCTTTGGTATCGGTATTCTCATCGTCGCTCCCAAAGTATCGATGAGACATTGGATGCTTTTTGATTGGCACGATATACATATTAAAAACAGTATTGTTGATATTGTTCATATTATGGGCCCAGCGATGCTCAGCCAGCTACTCCCGCCACTATCTTCAATGCTGGCAACGAAACTCCTCGCCTCATTTGGTACAGAGGCCGTGGCTGCGTGGGCAGTGGGATCTCGCTTTGAATTCTTTTCTATTGTCGGAGTCTTGGCATTAACGATGTCGATGCCGCCTATGGTGGGTCGCCTTCTCGGGGCCAAAAATACCGCAGAAATTCGTTCTTTAGTCTCAATTGCGGTGAAGTTCATCTTTATCTTTCAGCTTATTATCGCTGTTGTTGCTTGGCTTTTTGCCACACCACTGGCCAATATTATGACGAGCGAACCAGATGTTCAGCACATATTGAATTGGCACTTAACGATCGTACCATTTAGTTTAGGGTTATTGGGCATTTGTATGCTCATGGTATCGGTATCTAATGCGCTCGGAAAGTCGTATGTCGCCCTACTTATTTCTGCATTACGTTTATTTGCCTGTTTCCTTCCTTGTTTATGGCTAGGTGCCGAGTGGGGCGGATTACACGGGGTTTTCTGGGGGGCTTTCGCGGGCAACCTTCTCGCGGGTGTGATTGCTTACCTACTCTACGATTCTGCATTGAGTAAGGTAGAAAAGCGCATTACGTCTGCGCCTTCCACTAAATCTAAGTAA
- the aroG gene encoding 3-deoxy-7-phosphoheptulonate synthase AroG, with protein MYQNDDVRINEIKELLPPVAVLEKFPATDIAASTTFKARDAIHNILEGQDDRLLVIIGPCSIHDPQAALEYGQRLKAMREELGDKLEIVMRVYFEKPRTTVGWKGLINDPYMNDTYAINDGLRIGRKLLLDLTDMGIPTASEFLDMITPQYVADLISWGAIGARTTESQVHRELASGLSCPVGFKNGTDGNIKIAADAIRSAGAPHNFLSVTKSGHSAIVGTHGNPDCHIILRGGKEPNYSQKQVAEVKEKMDTMGLRPKIMIDFSHANSSKQYQRQCVVAEDVGAQIAQGDDAIFGVMIESHLVEGRQDLEPNQTLTYGQSVTDGCIGWDDTEVVLRQLAASVEARRQK; from the coding sequence ATGTATCAGAACGATGACGTAAGAATAAATGAAATCAAAGAATTACTACCACCTGTTGCGGTATTAGAAAAGTTTCCTGCAACAGATATCGCCGCCTCCACAACATTTAAAGCCCGTGATGCGATTCATAACATTTTAGAAGGTCAGGATGACCGTCTGCTCGTTATTATTGGTCCATGTTCTATTCATGATCCACAAGCCGCCCTTGAGTATGGGCAGCGTTTAAAAGCCATGCGTGAAGAACTCGGTGATAAGCTAGAAATTGTCATGCGTGTGTATTTTGAAAAACCTCGTACGACGGTAGGGTGGAAAGGTCTAATCAACGACCCTTATATGAATGATACGTATGCAATTAATGATGGTTTGCGTATTGGCCGTAAATTGCTGCTCGATCTTACGGATATGGGAATTCCAACGGCGAGTGAATTTTTAGACATGATTACGCCACAATATGTCGCAGATTTGATCAGTTGGGGAGCGATCGGTGCTCGGACGACAGAATCTCAAGTCCATCGCGAATTGGCATCAGGTTTATCTTGCCCAGTTGGCTTTAAAAATGGCACCGATGGCAACATTAAAATTGCAGCGGATGCGATCCGCTCAGCCGGTGCACCACATAACTTCTTATCTGTCACCAAGTCTGGTCATTCTGCCATTGTCGGAACGCATGGTAACCCTGATTGCCATATTATTTTACGCGGTGGTAAAGAGCCAAACTATAGCCAAAAACAGGTAGCAGAAGTAAAAGAGAAAATGGATACAATGGGTCTGAGACCTAAAATTATGATCGACTTTAGCCATGCGAACAGTTCTAAACAGTATCAACGTCAATGTGTGGTTGCGGAGGATGTTGGTGCGCAGATTGCACAAGGTGATGACGCTATTTTTGGTGTGATGATTGAGTCGCACTTAGTTGAAGGTCGCCAAGATTTAGAACCAAACCAAACACTGACGTATGGTCAGTCGGTGACGGACGGTTGTATCGGCTGGGATGATACCGAAGTGGTACTACGTCAATTAGCGGCATCCGTAGAAGCCCGTCGTCAAAAATAA
- a CDS encoding phospho-sugar mutase → MMRYVTQWLKKDPDAKSREELNYLIDEQMTDELEERFASRLQFGTAGLRGKVGAGPNRMNRLVIQETATGLGNYLLTTVKDAKKRGVVIGYDGRPDSQQFAEDTASVLTALGIHVYLTHDVAATPIVAFGVEHFYAAAAVVVTASHNPPEYNGFKVYWENGAQIIPPHDSGIAAEIDTAAKHPITTLDLSEAKGLGLLTMLGDEYYDTYRAAINANPLLNNHQQPQDLVIAYTAMHGVGADMAETLLADAGFTQVHSVAAQREPDGTFPTVNFPNPEEAGAMDKVIELANATHAHLACANDPDADRFAVAARKTDGTYQMLTGDQVGTLFGHYLLSRAETPSKALVGNTIVSSSLLGKIAQACGAEYYQTLTGFKWLTNVAMDKQTNDKPFVFAYEEALGYTIGNTVWDKDGLSALVGFAQLSAELLAQGKTVWDALEDIYREHGLYVTAQQSIALDPNAPAIGDKLRAKPPQDIAGRDVIMTDDFKLCERHYANGDKAPIHLPASDVLIYHLDGGARVIVRPSGTEPKLKCYYELAGSFADDESFASAQERAEEQLALLITEHQHSLDD, encoded by the coding sequence ATGATGCGTTACGTCACTCAGTGGTTAAAGAAAGACCCTGATGCAAAAAGTCGCGAAGAATTAAACTATTTAATCGACGAACAAATGACCGATGAACTCGAAGAGCGTTTTGCTTCTCGGTTGCAATTTGGTACCGCTGGATTGCGCGGCAAAGTTGGGGCTGGTCCTAACCGAATGAACCGTCTTGTCATCCAAGAAACAGCAACTGGACTTGGCAACTACCTACTCACCACCGTTAAAGATGCCAAAAAACGGGGTGTCGTGATTGGCTATGATGGTCGCCCAGACTCCCAACAATTTGCAGAAGACACCGCGAGTGTGCTTACGGCATTAGGCATTCACGTGTATCTAACCCACGATGTGGCAGCGACACCGATTGTCGCCTTTGGGGTGGAGCATTTCTATGCTGCGGCGGCTGTTGTCGTAACCGCGAGCCATAACCCTCCCGAGTACAATGGGTTCAAAGTCTATTGGGAAAATGGCGCCCAGATCATTCCGCCGCATGACTCAGGCATTGCCGCCGAAATCGATACGGCCGCCAAGCACCCAATCACCACATTAGATTTATCTGAAGCTAAAGGGCTTGGTTTACTCACCATGTTGGGCGATGAGTATTATGATACCTATCGTGCAGCCATCAATGCCAATCCATTGCTTAATAATCATCAGCAACCACAAGACCTCGTGATTGCCTATACCGCGATGCATGGTGTTGGGGCAGATATGGCCGAAACATTACTGGCGGATGCGGGTTTCACGCAAGTTCACAGTGTGGCCGCACAACGCGAACCCGATGGCACATTCCCAACCGTCAACTTCCCCAACCCGGAAGAAGCTGGCGCGATGGATAAAGTGATCGAATTGGCCAATGCCACGCATGCTCATTTGGCCTGTGCTAACGATCCCGATGCAGACCGATTTGCAGTCGCGGCACGTAAAACGGATGGCACGTATCAAATGCTCACTGGCGATCAGGTGGGGACACTGTTTGGTCACTATTTGCTATCACGAGCCGAAACACCTAGCAAAGCACTTGTAGGTAATACGATTGTTTCGTCAAGTTTGCTGGGTAAAATTGCTCAAGCTTGTGGCGCGGAATATTACCAGACGTTGACTGGGTTTAAATGGTTAACCAACGTCGCAATGGATAAGCAAACCAATGACAAGCCATTTGTCTTTGCTTATGAAGAAGCGCTCGGCTATACCATTGGTAACACGGTGTGGGATAAAGATGGTTTATCGGCTTTGGTTGGCTTTGCACAATTAAGCGCAGAGTTGCTTGCTCAAGGCAAAACGGTTTGGGATGCTCTGGAAGATATTTATCGTGAACATGGTTTATATGTGACTGCGCAACAAAGTATTGCATTAGACCCTAATGCGCCAGCGATTGGTGATAAACTGCGTGCTAAGCCACCGCAAGACATTGCAGGTCGAGACGTCATCATGACTGACGACTTCAAGTTGTGTGAGCGTCACTATGCCAATGGCGATAAAGCGCCAATCCACTTACCAGCCAGTGACGTGTTGATCTATCATCTCGACGGAGGAGCACGTGTTATTGTGCGTCCATCAGGCACAGAACCTAAACTCAAATGTTATTATGAGTTAGCGGGCAGCTTTGCCGATGATGAGTCGTTTGCTAGCGCACAAGAGCGAGCGGAAGAGCAATTAGCTCTATTGATCACCGAGCATCAACATAGCCTAGACGACTAA